One Paraburkholderia sp. IMGN_8 DNA window includes the following coding sequences:
- a CDS encoding transporter substrate-binding domain-containing protein, giving the protein MVRLSRFTRQALVCLAAASCVISAPSRADDTSAWQNVKKAGVLRCGAAVAPPYVMRDPKTGEYSGFFSELCREFGQNVLKVKVEFVDTTWDNIVAGLQSDKWDLSLALNDTPEREKAISFSAPATDYNVSLVYNKNNPKIPKGAHTIAEIDKPGVTIAVMSGTAQDKAISGVIKQAQIMRLPGNDETRLSLMSKRADLLADANITNMLLTEAHPEWAVAIQPNPPLAQQEVAFGVRKETSAADIAVLNKYVNEQVKSGAVNRLIKTSVQAMLVTNK; this is encoded by the coding sequence ATGGTTCGGCTGTCTCGCTTTACCCGTCAGGCTCTTGTATGTTTGGCTGCCGCGAGCTGTGTCATCAGCGCGCCGTCCCGCGCTGATGACACCAGCGCCTGGCAAAATGTGAAAAAGGCTGGAGTTCTCCGTTGTGGGGCAGCGGTAGCCCCCCCGTACGTGATGCGTGACCCGAAGACGGGTGAATACAGCGGCTTCTTCTCAGAGCTCTGCCGTGAGTTTGGACAGAACGTGCTGAAGGTGAAGGTCGAATTCGTCGATACCACCTGGGACAATATCGTCGCCGGCCTTCAGTCCGACAAATGGGACCTGTCGCTCGCACTTAACGACACCCCGGAACGTGAAAAGGCGATTTCCTTCTCGGCTCCTGCCACTGACTACAACGTCTCGCTGGTCTACAACAAGAACAATCCCAAGATTCCGAAGGGCGCGCATACCATCGCCGAAATTGACAAACCGGGCGTGACCATCGCCGTCATGTCGGGGACCGCGCAAGACAAGGCGATTTCCGGTGTTATCAAGCAGGCTCAAATTATGCGTTTGCCTGGCAACGATGAAACGCGTCTGTCTCTCATGTCAAAGCGCGCCGACCTCCTCGCCGACGCCAATATCACCAACATGTTGCTCACAGAAGCGCACCCTGAGTGGGCAGTCGCCATCCAGCCCAATCCACCTCTTGCGCAGCAGGAAGTCGCCTTTGGTGTCAGAAAAGAGACGTCTGCAGCCGATATCGCCGTGCTCAACAAGTATGTGAACGAGCAAGTGAAATCCGGGGCAGTCAACCGGCTCATCAAGACCTCGGTCCAGGCCATGCTTGTCACTAACAAGTAA
- a CDS encoding porin: MKKSILVAVIAAASVPAFAQSTVTLYGLIDEGFDYTNNVKGSKVYELQSGYAQGSRWGLKGTEDLGGGLKAVFQIESGFDVNNGKLAQGGLGFGRQAYVGLATDRFGTVTLGRQYDSLVDYLAQTTANGNWGGYLFSHPYDNDNTDNTFRVNNTVKYTSPSFAGLQFGGTYSFSNDTNFANNRQYSVGAQYATGGLLVAAAYLQANNPSATAGGAINNGGDENFVAKRLRVFGAGINYTFGSATLGFAYTNTNVDQPLSSGYVGAITPVGGATLSSLRFNNFEVNGKYQFTPAFYVGAAYTYTRTSFNATSGKLHPNFQSAGLMADYNLSKRTDVYVQGGYQHAGGDKTGTVLDVAYVPGADAVSSTSNQFVLRAAIRHKF, translated from the coding sequence ATGAAGAAATCAATTTTGGTTGCAGTCATTGCAGCGGCCAGCGTTCCAGCGTTCGCGCAAAGCACGGTCACGCTCTATGGTCTCATCGACGAAGGGTTTGACTACACCAACAATGTGAAGGGCAGCAAAGTCTATGAACTTCAGAGCGGCTATGCGCAAGGCAGCCGCTGGGGCCTGAAAGGTACAGAGGACCTGGGCGGCGGCCTCAAGGCCGTCTTCCAGATTGAAAGCGGCTTCGACGTGAACAATGGAAAGCTGGCGCAGGGGGGCCTTGGCTTTGGACGTCAGGCGTATGTAGGCCTCGCCACCGACAGGTTCGGTACGGTCACACTAGGGCGGCAGTATGACTCGCTGGTCGACTATCTCGCCCAGACCACTGCGAACGGCAACTGGGGTGGCTATCTTTTCTCGCACCCATACGATAACGACAACACGGACAACACTTTCCGGGTCAACAACACGGTTAAGTACACCAGCCCGAGTTTCGCCGGTCTGCAGTTCGGCGGCACATACAGTTTCAGCAACGACACCAATTTCGCAAACAACCGGCAGTACAGCGTCGGCGCGCAATACGCGACAGGTGGGTTGCTCGTAGCGGCGGCATACCTTCAGGCCAACAACCCGTCAGCCACGGCCGGCGGTGCAATCAACAACGGTGGGGATGAAAACTTCGTTGCGAAACGGCTCAGAGTGTTTGGCGCAGGAATCAACTACACGTTCGGCAGCGCGACCTTGGGCTTTGCCTACACGAACACCAATGTCGACCAACCGCTCAGTTCGGGATATGTAGGCGCAATAACGCCGGTTGGCGGAGCAACGCTCTCATCACTTCGATTCAACAACTTTGAAGTGAACGGCAAGTACCAGTTCACGCCTGCGTTCTACGTTGGTGCGGCCTACACGTACACGCGAACGAGCTTCAATGCGACCAGCGGGAAACTTCATCCCAACTTTCAGTCGGCGGGGTTGATGGCTGACTACAACCTGTCCAAACGAACTGATGTCTACGTGCAGGGTGGCTACCAGCACGCAGGCGGCGACAAGACAGGGACCGTCCTTGATGTCGCATACGTGCCAGGCGCCGACGCCGTCTCGTCTACGTCGAATCAATTTGTCCTGCGCGCCGCTATTCGTCACAAGTTTTAG
- a CDS encoding amino acid ABC transporter ATP-binding protein, giving the protein MLSPQTMIAQPHTSPSVFDFLSSTAGDFVQFRDVYKSYGENLVVMDHMSLDMRADDRLVIIGPSGSGKSSLLRVMMGLEGIQGGQIGFQGKPYIHGADSARLKRIDAKLQKQIGMVFQHYTLFPHLSVLGNLILAPVKVGGISKAEATERARMYLARLGLESKLHAYPSQLSGGQKQRVAIARALMLEPKLMLFDEVTSALDPEMVIEVQNVMLKLAEQKMAMIIVTHDMHFARDIATRVVFCASAKIVEQGAPAEMFKCPKEARTREFLEKVLHLD; this is encoded by the coding sequence ATGTTGTCACCCCAAACCATGATTGCCCAACCCCACACTTCGCCGTCAGTTTTTGACTTCTTGTCCTCGACCGCCGGCGACTTTGTGCAGTTCCGGGACGTCTATAAGTCCTACGGCGAAAACTTGGTGGTCATGGACCACATGAGTCTGGATATGCGCGCCGACGACCGGCTCGTCATCATCGGTCCTAGCGGCAGCGGCAAGAGCTCGCTTCTGCGCGTCATGATGGGCCTGGAAGGGATTCAGGGCGGACAGATTGGATTCCAGGGAAAGCCGTACATCCACGGCGCGGATTCGGCCCGGTTGAAACGCATCGACGCCAAGTTGCAAAAGCAGATTGGCATGGTGTTCCAGCACTACACACTTTTTCCCCACCTTTCCGTGCTGGGCAATCTGATTCTTGCTCCGGTCAAGGTCGGCGGTATTTCAAAAGCAGAGGCGACAGAACGGGCGCGCATGTACCTTGCGCGTCTTGGTCTCGAGAGCAAGCTACACGCATATCCCAGCCAGCTTTCCGGAGGTCAGAAGCAACGGGTTGCCATTGCGCGTGCCCTCATGCTCGAGCCGAAGCTGATGCTGTTCGACGAAGTCACTTCGGCGCTTGACCCAGAGATGGTCATCGAAGTGCAGAACGTGATGCTGAAGCTGGCCGAACAGAAGATGGCGATGATTATCGTGACCCACGACATGCATTTCGCGCGCGATATTGCGACCCGAGTTGTCTTCTGCGCCAGCGCGAAAATCGTCGAACAGGGCGCACCCGCGGAAATGTTCAAGTGCCCGAAGGAAGCCCGCACCCGCGAGTTTCTCGAGAAAGTTCTGCATCTCGATTGA
- a CDS encoding amino acid ABC transporter permease: MNYHFDFSFLEGSFGALLSGLKVTIELSVASNVMGLVLGFLLCLLAMSRWEVVRWPAQLFIEFFRCTPALLQIVWFYYCIPMMVDVFIDPIVMGVLALGLNLTAFNAEAYRAGVQAVPKEHLDACVALGLKPWQRTVYVVLPQALRTAMPVLMTNGIGSLQQSALVAIVAVADLMYVGKSLATEAYRPLETYTVVALIYFALSLPIAKLVHVIERRQDLAVQR; the protein is encoded by the coding sequence ATGAACTACCACTTCGACTTCAGCTTCCTCGAAGGAAGCTTCGGGGCACTGCTCTCAGGACTGAAGGTCACTATTGAGCTTTCAGTGGCTTCCAACGTCATGGGCCTTGTGCTTGGTTTTCTGCTTTGCCTTCTGGCCATGAGCCGTTGGGAAGTCGTTCGGTGGCCGGCGCAGCTGTTCATCGAGTTTTTCCGTTGTACGCCCGCTCTGCTCCAAATCGTCTGGTTTTACTACTGCATTCCGATGATGGTTGACGTATTTATCGACCCCATCGTGATGGGCGTCCTGGCACTCGGCTTGAATCTGACAGCATTTAACGCCGAAGCTTATCGGGCTGGCGTCCAGGCGGTCCCGAAGGAACACCTCGACGCCTGCGTGGCTCTTGGCTTAAAGCCGTGGCAGCGCACCGTCTACGTCGTGCTCCCTCAGGCGCTCCGGACCGCGATGCCGGTCCTGATGACCAACGGCATCGGAAGCCTGCAACAAAGTGCGCTCGTTGCCATCGTCGCGGTGGCGGACCTGATGTATGTCGGAAAGAGCCTCGCAACTGAAGCGTATCGTCCTCTCGAAACATATACGGTGGTCGCGCTCATTTACTTCGCGCTTTCGCTACCAATTGCGAAACTCGTGCATGTAATCGAGCGTCGTCAGGACCTGGCTGTTCAGCGTTGA
- a CDS encoding amino acid ABC transporter permease yields MHLDFSAVLPYWLVLLKGLGLTIAFTSSCAVIGSLAGFVLSLLRMSPSRWLKATTTLYVEFFRGTPLLIQLFWVYFCFPVVFRIPIPPYVSVVISLTLYMAAITSETFRGALKSISAEQHDACTALSLSPQAKILYVIFPQALLRAVPPLLSNIVSLFKESALISSVGVADLMFVGQNISNSTARPVEFLTTVAMIYFLVAFPLTRLVGVVETRMLRRYAY; encoded by the coding sequence ATGCATCTCGACTTTTCGGCTGTATTGCCCTATTGGCTGGTCTTGCTCAAAGGCCTGGGACTTACGATTGCATTTACGAGCAGTTGCGCCGTCATCGGAAGCCTTGCGGGATTTGTTCTGAGCCTGCTGCGGATGTCCCCGTCGCGGTGGTTGAAAGCGACGACGACGCTCTACGTCGAATTCTTCCGCGGCACGCCGTTGCTTATCCAGCTATTCTGGGTCTACTTCTGCTTTCCGGTTGTCTTCCGGATTCCGATTCCACCTTACGTGTCAGTGGTTATTTCACTGACGCTGTACATGGCGGCTATCACCAGCGAAACCTTCCGCGGGGCATTGAAATCCATTTCGGCCGAGCAGCACGACGCGTGCACCGCATTGAGCCTTTCGCCTCAGGCCAAGATTCTTTACGTGATTTTCCCGCAGGCATTGCTGCGCGCAGTTCCTCCATTGTTGTCGAACATTGTCAGCCTGTTCAAGGAGAGTGCGCTCATCTCGTCGGTTGGTGTCGCGGACCTGATGTTTGTTGGCCAGAACATCTCGAACAGCACGGCACGTCCGGTCGAGTTCCTGACTACCGTCGCGATGATTTACTTCCTCGTCGCTTTCCCGCTGACGCGTCTGGTCGGCGTGGTCGAGACGCGGATGTTGAGGCGCTATGCCTATTAA
- the dapA gene encoding 4-hydroxy-tetrahydrodipicolinate synthase: MEMKGILPALVTPFDTKGAVDHDTLASIIEYQLKAGVKGFVPLGSTGEYYALNNEERRAILKTVREVVGDRGILIAGANGSSTREVIEQVRQTRDAGYTNLLIAPPYYALPSQEELIGHYEAILEAAPDINLIVYNYPVRTNVEVGYEVLEAFRNNPRVIGIKESSGNLLRAIEIGSKYKDDYQLSCGSDDQALDFLLWGATSWICGPANCFAKQTVDIYNKFAAGDIFGAQAVMRSLFPVMATMEAGKFVQKVKYGCELAGFKVGNARMPLKPLTDEEKAEFRKVFEATQS, from the coding sequence ATGGAAATGAAGGGAATTTTGCCCGCTCTCGTTACGCCGTTCGACACCAAAGGGGCCGTCGACCACGACACGCTGGCTTCCATCATCGAATATCAACTGAAAGCAGGCGTCAAGGGCTTCGTACCGTTGGGCTCGACGGGTGAATACTATGCGCTGAACAATGAGGAGCGCCGTGCGATTCTGAAAACCGTACGTGAAGTCGTCGGTGACCGCGGAATCCTGATTGCGGGCGCGAATGGTTCGTCCACGCGTGAAGTCATCGAGCAGGTCAGACAAACGCGCGACGCGGGCTACACCAACCTGCTCATCGCCCCGCCGTACTATGCGCTGCCGTCACAGGAAGAACTCATCGGCCACTATGAGGCTATCCTCGAAGCTGCACCGGATATCAACCTCATTGTTTACAACTATCCCGTCCGCACGAACGTTGAAGTCGGCTATGAGGTGCTCGAGGCCTTCCGTAACAATCCGCGAGTTATCGGCATCAAGGAAAGCAGCGGCAACCTGCTGCGCGCCATCGAGATTGGGTCGAAGTACAAGGACGACTACCAACTGTCCTGCGGTTCGGACGACCAGGCGCTTGACTTCTTGCTTTGGGGCGCAACAAGCTGGATTTGTGGACCGGCTAACTGCTTCGCTAAGCAAACGGTCGATATCTACAACAAGTTCGCCGCCGGCGACATTTTCGGCGCTCAGGCCGTGATGCGCTCGCTCTTCCCGGTAATGGCGACTATGGAAGCAGGCAAGTTCGTGCAGAAGGTGAAGTACGGTTGCGAGCTGGCTGGATTCAAGGTTGGCAATGCACGCATGCCGCTGAAGCCGCTGACCGACGAAGAGAAGGCGGAATTCCGCAAGGTCTTCGAAGCAACGCAGAGTTGA
- a CDS encoding 4-hydroxyproline epimerase: MVIKGGPELQGATMNDRRKYFVEHYDGVRRALMLEPRGHSHMSGTIFYLPLSANADFSLLFIETSGCLPMCGHATIGSISFALEAGLIVPMQPGTVVVDVPAGQVTARYEMDGERVASVRFTNVPSFLLHRDVEITLPQLGKLSVDIAYGGNFYPIVEVQENYPGCEHFAPEVLLEWGRDMQRLVNEAIDVIHPDYPQIRGVKHCMWTGRPVAEDADGRSVVIAGESLIDRSPCGTGSSARVAQRYARGLLAEGESFTHESLICSRFIGRVEATTRLESGLEAVYPSIEGRAWITGRGEHYVDDSQPYAQGFSLQEFVK, from the coding sequence ATGGTCATCAAAGGCGGCCCCGAGCTCCAGGGGGCGACAATGAATGACCGACGCAAGTATTTCGTTGAGCATTACGACGGGGTTCGACGCGCGCTGATGCTGGAACCGCGTGGTCATTCTCACATGTCCGGGACGATTTTCTACCTGCCGCTGAGCGCGAACGCGGATTTCAGCCTGCTCTTCATTGAGACGTCGGGATGCCTGCCCATGTGCGGCCACGCGACAATTGGCTCAATTTCGTTCGCTCTTGAGGCGGGTCTAATTGTGCCGATGCAACCTGGCACGGTAGTTGTGGATGTGCCGGCTGGTCAGGTGACCGCACGCTACGAAATGGATGGCGAGCGTGTCGCCTCAGTTCGCTTTACAAATGTCCCAAGCTTCCTTCTGCATCGTGACGTCGAAATCACGTTGCCTCAACTTGGCAAGCTCTCGGTCGACATCGCCTACGGCGGAAACTTCTATCCCATTGTCGAAGTCCAGGAGAACTATCCGGGCTGCGAACACTTTGCTCCAGAGGTCCTGCTTGAGTGGGGACGGGACATGCAGCGGCTTGTCAACGAAGCGATTGACGTAATTCACCCGGACTACCCTCAAATCCGCGGCGTGAAGCATTGCATGTGGACTGGGCGGCCTGTCGCTGAAGACGCGGACGGACGCTCGGTTGTCATCGCTGGTGAAAGCCTCATCGACCGTTCACCCTGCGGAACGGGAAGCTCTGCCCGTGTTGCGCAACGATACGCTCGCGGCCTTCTGGCCGAGGGCGAGTCGTTCACGCATGAAAGCCTTATCTGTAGTCGTTTCATTGGTCGCGTCGAGGCGACGACCAGGCTTGAAAGCGGGCTGGAAGCTGTGTACCCGAGCATTGAGGGGCGTGCGTGGATTACAGGGCGCGGTGAACATTACGTTGATGACTCACAGCCATATGCACAGGGATTCAGTTTGCAGGAGTTCGTAAAGTGA
- a CDS encoding FAD-dependent oxidoreductase yields MNAVPREQISGAPQSAPHEAAVVIGGGIVGVCCALYLQRGGYEVTLVDPEAPGNSTAKWSCGQMAVSEVIPLSKPGILMKVPGWLMDQKGPLALRPGALPGILPWLLRFMASARHSKIVDIAQSMATLTHDVYTDYAPLLEICEDKALLGQRPVLELFDNPNAIERDKAHLELRQSLGFSYQRLNATEIADLEPALAGRFSHGLLFPDWRFVSDTEGFIAALTGSFVSRGGRRVRSTAARIDESSGRATGVTLENGERIAASHVVVAAGTGSRRFFGQLGVNVPLEGVAGYQALLRNPGVEIRHSIIYADGGFCFTPMTRGLQIGGTIEFAGRDAKPNFKRAEIIVEKAKRILPELRTDGIEFGVGYRPFLPDTKPVIDRSQRLQNVFMAFGHGQLGLTLGATTGKLIGDMVAGRATKQNLAPFSAYRFA; encoded by the coding sequence GTGAACGCGGTTCCTCGTGAACAAATTTCCGGGGCGCCTCAATCAGCTCCGCACGAAGCAGCTGTGGTAATCGGCGGCGGCATTGTGGGCGTCTGTTGCGCGTTGTATCTGCAACGCGGCGGCTACGAGGTCACGCTCGTAGACCCTGAGGCACCGGGAAACAGCACGGCAAAATGGAGTTGTGGACAGATGGCGGTGAGCGAAGTCATTCCGCTGTCGAAGCCGGGCATCCTCATGAAAGTTCCGGGTTGGCTCATGGACCAGAAGGGTCCATTGGCGTTGCGCCCTGGAGCGTTGCCGGGGATTTTGCCGTGGTTACTCCGCTTCATGGCATCGGCGCGTCATTCAAAGATTGTCGACATTGCGCAATCGATGGCGACACTCACGCATGACGTGTACACAGACTACGCGCCGTTGCTCGAGATATGCGAAGACAAAGCACTCCTTGGCCAACGGCCCGTGCTCGAGCTATTCGACAATCCGAACGCGATAGAGCGCGACAAGGCACATCTCGAGCTGCGCCAGTCACTTGGCTTCTCGTATCAGAGGCTCAACGCCACGGAGATTGCCGACCTGGAGCCTGCTCTGGCCGGACGTTTCTCTCACGGTCTGCTTTTTCCTGACTGGCGCTTCGTAAGCGACACCGAAGGCTTCATCGCGGCCTTGACCGGGAGCTTCGTCTCCAGAGGCGGCCGTCGGGTACGTTCGACTGCCGCGCGTATTGATGAATCGTCCGGCCGCGCAACCGGAGTCACTTTGGAAAACGGTGAGCGAATTGCGGCCAGTCACGTAGTCGTCGCCGCGGGCACGGGGTCGCGGAGGTTCTTCGGCCAACTGGGTGTGAATGTGCCGCTCGAAGGCGTCGCGGGCTATCAGGCGCTGCTGCGTAATCCGGGAGTGGAAATCCGGCATTCAATCATTTATGCCGACGGCGGCTTCTGCTTCACGCCCATGACGCGCGGATTGCAGATAGGCGGCACCATCGAATTTGCGGGGCGCGATGCGAAGCCCAACTTCAAGCGCGCAGAAATCATCGTTGAAAAAGCCAAACGGATTCTGCCTGAGCTTCGGACCGACGGCATCGAATTTGGCGTTGGCTATCGGCCGTTCTTGCCAGACACCAAGCCGGTCATCGACCGCTCACAAAGGCTGCAGAATGTCTTTATGGCTTTCGGTCACGGGCAGCTCGGTCTCACGCTTGGTGCGACCACCGGAAAGTTGATTGGCGACATGGTGGCTGGCCGCGCAACGAAACAGAATCTGGCGCCCTTTAGCGCTTACCGCTTTGCCTGA